In the genome of Staphylococcus durrellii, one region contains:
- the fdhF gene encoding formate dehydrogenase subunit alpha encodes MQTHLIITLDGKDYLVEPGTNLLQFIKSQDTFVPSICYNESLGPIQTCDTCTVEIDGEIARACSTTINKPMVVNTQNDKVQTSQKEALDRILEKHQLYCTVCDYNNGDCEIHNTMDQWGLEHQTYEYKEKPYEKDYGPFYRYDPSQCILCGRCVEVCQDVQVNETLTIDWERQQPRVIWDNDTTINDSSCVGCGQCATVCPCNAMMEVNMEGNAGYMTDMEPGSLAAMIDLTKKAEPGYGPLFAVSDSEAAMRKERIQKTKTVCTYCGVGCSFDVWTKDREVIKVQPQPESPANKISSCVKGKFGWDYVDSDERLTKPLVRKDGEFYEVEWDEALKVVSDNFKKIQDQKGADGLAFISSSKATNEESYLMQKLARQVIGTNNVDNCSRYCQAPATKGLFRTVGHGGDSGSIDDLEKASMVVLVGTNTAEAHPVIASRIKRGHKLYNNNLTVFDIRKHEMAERADYFYQPKPGTDLVWISAVTKYIIDQGLQDQAFIDEWVDNFNEYHESLAPYTMEFAEETTGIPKEDLIAFAHQVVDSESVSICWAMGVTQQDIGSDTSTSISNLLLTTGNYRKPGTGAYPLRGHNNVQGCSDMGSMPDQFPGYQLVTDDRIRAKFEQEYGKELPSKAGRDNHQMMEGIHNDEIAALYLYGEDTGIVDSNINFVQAALEKVDFLVVQDEFFTFTATYADVILPASPSLEKEGTFTNTERRIQRLYQAFEPKGDSKPDWQIIQLVAKSLGYDWNYKNPSEIMKEIARLTPLYSGVSYDRLEGYNSLQWPVAEDGTDQPLLYLDGFNFDNKKAKFFPLSFDNFFKENEVYDLHVNNGRLLEHFHEGNMTYKVPGLEYKMPNTFVEISPELAEDRGIHEGAEVKLISDTGEVEIVVHVTDRVKGKEIYIPLNNNAMIHGDNSAINLLTNSDVDKDTDTPSYKRTSCRMEVKTRRGKSPLNPTNFRVDKQRKPQFSVQVQKKWERDDYIFPGNQVDK; translated from the coding sequence TGTTACAACGAATCATTAGGTCCAATTCAAACTTGTGATACATGTACTGTAGAGATAGACGGAGAAATCGCTCGTGCATGTAGCACAACAATTAATAAACCTATGGTTGTAAACACACAAAATGATAAAGTCCAAACAAGTCAAAAAGAAGCGTTAGACAGAATTTTAGAGAAACACCAACTATACTGTACCGTTTGTGACTATAATAACGGAGATTGTGAAATTCATAATACGATGGACCAATGGGGTCTCGAACATCAAACTTATGAATATAAAGAAAAACCATACGAAAAAGATTATGGTCCGTTTTATCGCTATGACCCTAGTCAATGTATTTTATGTGGTCGTTGTGTAGAAGTTTGTCAGGATGTTCAAGTCAATGAAACATTAACGATTGATTGGGAACGCCAACAACCGAGAGTAATTTGGGACAATGATACGACTATCAATGACTCATCTTGTGTTGGTTGTGGCCAATGTGCAACGGTTTGTCCATGTAATGCAATGATGGAAGTGAATATGGAAGGCAACGCTGGTTATATGACAGATATGGAGCCAGGTTCACTTGCTGCGATGATTGATTTAACTAAGAAAGCAGAACCGGGTTATGGTCCGTTGTTTGCTGTGTCAGATTCTGAAGCGGCGATGCGTAAAGAACGCATCCAAAAAACTAAAACAGTATGTACATATTGTGGTGTTGGATGTTCATTTGATGTATGGACAAAAGACCGTGAAGTCATAAAGGTTCAACCACAACCAGAATCTCCTGCAAATAAAATTTCATCTTGTGTTAAAGGTAAATTTGGTTGGGATTATGTTGATTCTGACGAACGTTTAACGAAACCTTTAGTACGTAAAGATGGTGAATTTTATGAAGTGGAATGGGATGAAGCTTTAAAAGTAGTATCTGACAATTTCAAAAAGATTCAGGATCAAAAAGGTGCAGATGGCTTAGCATTTATTTCTTCTTCCAAGGCAACAAACGAAGAATCATATTTAATGCAAAAACTTGCACGTCAAGTCATTGGAACGAATAACGTCGACAACTGTTCTCGTTATTGCCAAGCGCCAGCTACGAAGGGACTATTTAGAACAGTCGGTCATGGTGGAGACTCAGGTTCAATCGATGATTTAGAAAAAGCAAGTATGGTCGTTTTAGTTGGTACTAACACTGCCGAAGCCCATCCAGTAATTGCATCTAGAATAAAACGTGGGCATAAATTGTATAACAATAACTTAACTGTATTCGACATCAGAAAACATGAAATGGCTGAACGTGCAGATTACTTCTATCAACCTAAACCAGGGACGGACTTAGTATGGATTTCTGCGGTAACGAAATATATTATAGATCAAGGATTACAAGATCAAGCCTTTATTGATGAATGGGTTGATAATTTCAATGAATATCACGAGTCTTTAGCACCATATACAATGGAATTTGCTGAAGAAACAACTGGTATACCTAAAGAAGATCTAATCGCATTTGCGCATCAAGTTGTAGATTCAGAATCAGTTTCAATCTGTTGGGCTATGGGTGTTACACAACAAGATATAGGTAGTGACACCTCTACATCAATCTCTAATTTATTACTAACAACAGGTAATTACAGAAAACCAGGAACAGGTGCTTATCCATTACGTGGTCACAATAATGTACAAGGCTGTAGTGATATGGGTAGCATGCCAGATCAATTCCCAGGTTATCAACTAGTTACAGACGACAGAATTCGCGCTAAATTCGAGCAAGAATATGGTAAAGAATTGCCAAGTAAAGCCGGTAGAGATAATCACCAAATGATGGAAGGCATTCATAATGATGAAATTGCTGCACTCTATTTATATGGTGAAGATACAGGTATCGTCGATTCTAATATTAATTTCGTACAGGCAGCTTTGGAAAAAGTAGACTTCTTAGTTGTACAAGATGAGTTCTTTACTTTTACAGCTACCTACGCCGACGTTATTTTACCAGCAAGTCCTTCACTCGAAAAAGAAGGTACATTTACAAATACTGAACGTCGTATCCAACGTTTATATCAAGCATTTGAGCCAAAAGGTGATTCTAAACCAGATTGGCAAATTATCCAACTTGTAGCTAAATCATTAGGTTATGATTGGAATTATAAAAATCCAAGTGAAATTATGAAAGAAATTGCTAGATTAACACCATTATATTCTGGTGTAAGCTATGATCGTTTAGAAGGCTATAATAGTTTACAATGGCCTGTCGCTGAAGACGGCACTGACCAACCACTGCTTTATTTAGATGGTTTTAATTTTGATAATAAAAAAGCGAAGTTTTTCCCGTTATCATTCGATAACTTCTTCAAAGAAAATGAAGTTTATGATTTACATGTAAATAACGGTCGGTTATTAGAGCATTTCCATGAAGGTAATATGACTTATAAAGTACCTGGACTAGAATATAAAATGCCTAATACTTTCGTAGAAATTTCACCTGAATTAGCTGAAGATCGTGGTATTCATGAAGGTGCTGAAGTGAAGTTAATTTCCGATACTGGTGAAGTTGAGATTGTAGTACATGTTACTGACCGAGTTAAAGGTAAAGAGATTTATATACCACTAAATAATAATGCAATGATTCATGGTGATAATAGTGCTATTAATTTACTAACAAATAGTGATGTTGACAAAGACACTGATACACCATCATACAAACGTACAAGTTGCCGTATGGAAGTGAAAACACGTCGCGGTAAGTCACCATTAAACCCAACTAATTTCCGTGTAGATAAACAACGCAAACCTCAATTTAGCGTTCAAGTACAGAAAAAATGGGAACGTGATGACTATATTTTCCCAGGAAATCAGGTGGATAAATAA
- a CDS encoding DUF1641 domain-containing protein yields the protein MAERISKINRIEKSEEEIKAESLSEVTDAIAENKDSILKAINLVRSLDDAKLLDAMSGAINGRGVIANKFAVELNKEQYTGLISNMASLVFLLGDLNVDDLTMMLNKVTKGLRVANQANPNQKTSITGMLGVLRDDEMNKSLTYMLNMLRGMSRD from the coding sequence ATGGCTGAAAGAATTAGTAAAATTAATCGTATCGAAAAGTCAGAAGAAGAAATTAAAGCAGAAAGTCTTAGTGAAGTGACTGATGCCATAGCTGAAAATAAAGATAGTATCTTGAAAGCAATAAACTTAGTTCGTTCTTTAGATGATGCTAAGTTGTTAGATGCTATGTCTGGTGCAATCAATGGTAGAGGAGTTATTGCTAATAAATTTGCTGTAGAACTCAATAAAGAACAATATACTGGTTTGATTTCAAACATGGCATCTTTAGTATTTTTACTAGGTGATTTAAATGTTGATGATTTAACAATGATGCTAAACAAAGTGACAAAAGGTTTACGCGTTGCAAATCAAGCAAATCCAAATCAAAAAACTTCTATTACAGGTATGTTAGGCGTTTTACGAGATGATGAAATGAATAAAAGTCTCACATATATGTTGAATATGTTACGTGGGATGTCTAGAGATTAA
- a CDS encoding N-acetylglucosaminidase, which yields MDKRIKKRIPALILIVILVIFATLLIVNETNLFHNDRNYTFKEAVNKQVGNGALNTKASKNGFVNASKSDVSKAMKVDDKNDTINHMQITEKVALSKKEVNHMLRDKGVFKNKGQAFLDAQDKYDVNVIYLISHALVETGNGKSNLARGLKDDGKRYYNFFGIGAFDENALHHGNSYAKKENWDSPDKAIKGGAKFVRKNYFDNNQLSLYQMRWNPADPGKHQYASDINWDDNIAQVMKHYYDKLGIKKDHIHKRHYL from the coding sequence ATGGACAAACGCATAAAAAAGCGTATACCAGCATTAATTTTAATAGTTATATTAGTTATTTTCGCTACTTTATTAATAGTTAATGAAACTAATTTATTTCATAATGATAGAAACTATACTTTCAAAGAAGCGGTTAACAAACAAGTAGGTAATGGTGCATTAAATACTAAAGCTAGTAAGAATGGTTTTGTAAATGCTTCTAAATCAGATGTTAGTAAGGCTATGAAAGTAGATGATAAAAACGATACTATAAATCATATGCAAATCACTGAAAAAGTTGCATTATCAAAAAAAGAAGTTAATCATATGTTACGTGATAAAGGTGTTTTTAAAAATAAAGGACAAGCATTTTTAGATGCACAAGATAAATATGATGTAAATGTAATTTATTTAATCAGTCATGCACTTGTCGAAACCGGTAATGGTAAATCAAACTTAGCTAGAGGCTTGAAGGACGATGGTAAAAGATATTATAACTTTTTTGGCATAGGTGCATTTGATGAAAATGCCTTACACCATGGTAATAGTTATGCTAAAAAGGAAAACTGGGATTCACCTGATAAAGCGATTAAAGGTGGCGCAAAGTTTGTGCGTAAAAACTATTTTGATAATAATCAATTATCTTTATATCAAATGAGATGGAATCCGGCGGACCCGGGTAAACATCAATACGCAAGTGATATTAACTGGGATGATAATATTGCTCAAGTAATGAAACATTATTATGATAAATTAGGTATCAAAAAAGATCATATTCACAAACGTCATTATTTATAG
- a CDS encoding FAD-dependent monooxygenase, producing MKIAIIGAGIGGLTAAALLQEQEHEIEVFEQHGSVQELGAGIGIGGNVLSKLTGHDLAKGIKNEGQIIHAMQVLDNKGKTLSTATLKENTINLTLRRQTLLDVIKSYVEPTAIHTDHQVTRIDNDNDKVIVQFENKEQKAFDLCIGADGLHSKVRASVKSESKPIYQGYTVFRGLVQDVHLKDPHVAKEYWTKQGRVGVVPLINNEAYWFISVNAKENDEKFKAYAKPHLQARFNHLPEEVRKVLDKQEETGILLHDIYDLKPLKTFVYGRTLLLGDAAHATTPNLGQGAGQAMEDAIVLANCLKTYDFDNALSRYDSLRVAHTKKVIKKSRAIGKIAQSSNTIVIKVRDLISKVIPNKLISNQSKFIYKTKDK from the coding sequence TTGAAAATAGCAATCATAGGTGCAGGAATAGGCGGATTAACTGCTGCAGCTTTATTACAAGAGCAAGAACATGAAATAGAGGTATTTGAACAACATGGTTCGGTACAAGAATTAGGTGCAGGGATAGGTATTGGAGGAAATGTACTTTCTAAATTAACAGGGCATGATTTAGCCAAGGGTATTAAAAATGAAGGGCAGATAATCCATGCAATGCAGGTGCTTGACAATAAAGGTAAAACACTATCGACTGCAACATTAAAAGAAAATACTATTAATTTAACGCTACGTCGTCAAACGTTGCTTGATGTCATTAAATCATATGTTGAACCTACTGCAATTCATACTGATCATCAAGTAACACGTATTGATAATGATAATGATAAAGTTATCGTACAATTTGAAAACAAAGAACAAAAGGCATTCGACTTATGTATTGGCGCAGACGGTTTACATTCTAAAGTTAGGGCAAGCGTGAAGTCGGAAAGTAAACCTATCTATCAAGGTTATACTGTATTTAGAGGCTTAGTGCAGGATGTTCATTTAAAAGATCCTCACGTGGCGAAAGAATATTGGACAAAGCAAGGGCGTGTTGGTGTTGTACCACTAATAAACAATGAAGCTTACTGGTTTATTTCTGTTAACGCAAAAGAAAATGATGAAAAATTCAAAGCATATGCCAAGCCTCATTTACAGGCAAGATTTAATCATTTACCAGAAGAAGTACGAAAAGTATTAGATAAACAAGAAGAAACTGGTATTCTACTGCATGATATTTATGATTTAAAACCACTTAAAACTTTTGTTTATGGACGTACGTTATTGTTAGGTGATGCTGCACATGCAACCACTCCTAATTTAGGACAAGGCGCAGGACAAGCAATGGAAGATGCAATTGTGCTAGCAAACTGTCTTAAAACTTATGATTTTGACAATGCATTATCTCGCTATGATTCGTTACGTGTCGCGCATACGAAGAAGGTAATAAAAAAATCAAGAGCTATAGGAAAAATTGCTCAAAGTTCAAATACTATAGTGATTAAAGTGAGAGATTTAATTTCTAAAGTGATTCCTAATAAATTAATATCAAATCAAAGTAAATTTATTTATAAAACTAAAGATAAATAA
- a CDS encoding 2-hydroxyacid dehydrogenase family protein, producing MSKVFIAGAIPQVGLDLLEKHFEVSVYEGNGIIDQQTLKDGVKDADALISLLSTNVDKNVIDAGKNLKIIANYGAGFNNVDIDYARQNNIDVTNTPKASTDATAELTIALILSVARRITEGDKLCRTTGFDGWAPLFFRGREVSKKTIGIIGLGEIGSAVARRAKAFDMDILYTGPHQKTEQEREIGAKYVDLETLLKNADFITINAAYNPSLHHQIDKEQFKMMKSTSYLINASRGPIINEQALVDALKAKEIEGAALDVFEFEPEINDELKTLDNVVITPHIGNATFEARDMMSKIVANDTISKLSGEEPQFKVN from the coding sequence TTGTCAAAAGTATTTATTGCTGGAGCAATTCCTCAAGTAGGTTTAGATTTACTGGAAAAACATTTTGAAGTATCCGTTTATGAAGGTAATGGTATTATTGATCAACAGACTTTAAAAGATGGAGTTAAAGATGCTGATGCTTTAATTAGCTTACTTTCTACTAATGTTGATAAAAACGTTATCGATGCTGGTAAAAACTTAAAAATCATTGCAAACTACGGTGCTGGATTTAATAATGTTGATATTGACTATGCTAGACAAAACAATATTGATGTTACTAACACACCCAAAGCTTCCACAGATGCCACTGCTGAATTAACGATAGCGTTAATTTTATCAGTGGCAAGAAGAATCACGGAAGGCGATAAATTGTGTCGCACAACCGGTTTCGATGGCTGGGCGCCTTTATTCTTTAGAGGACGTGAAGTTTCGAAAAAAACTATTGGCATCATTGGTTTAGGTGAAATTGGTAGTGCTGTTGCACGTCGCGCTAAAGCATTTGACATGGACATTTTATATACTGGACCACATCAGAAAACAGAACAAGAACGTGAAATTGGCGCTAAATATGTTGATTTAGAAACATTACTTAAAAATGCAGATTTCATAACTATCAATGCTGCTTATAACCCTTCGCTACATCATCAAATTGATAAAGAGCAATTTAAAATGATGAAGTCAACAAGTTATTTAATTAATGCGTCTAGAGGACCTATCATTAATGAACAAGCACTTGTAGATGCATTAAAAGCCAAAGAAATTGAAGGTGCAGCACTAGATGTATTTGAATTTGAACCTGAAATTAATGACGAGCTAAAAACATTAGACAACGTCGTTATAACGCCACACATAGGTAATGCGACATTCGAAGCACGGGATATGATGTCTAAAATCGTAGCGAATGATACAATCAGTAAATTATCAGGTGAAGAACCACAATTTAAGGTAAATTAA
- a CDS encoding DMT family transporter, translating into MSWYILVAAGCMEVVGVILLNELTKRNSKMLIIALAIAFICSFSTLKIAMLHIPMATAYSIWSGIGTGGGTIIGMLFYKESKSIARIFFIGLIIATVIGLKLIS; encoded by the coding sequence ATGTCATGGTATATATTAGTGGCAGCAGGTTGTATGGAAGTCGTTGGTGTAATACTATTAAACGAACTTACGAAAAGAAATAGTAAAATGCTAATTATTGCCCTTGCCATTGCTTTTATTTGTAGTTTTAGTACGTTAAAAATTGCTATGTTACATATTCCTATGGCTACCGCATACTCTATTTGGAGTGGTATTGGTACAGGAGGAGGCACGATTATTGGCATGTTATTTTATAAAGAATCTAAAAGTATAGCTCGGATTTTCTTTATAGGATTAATTATCGCGACTGTCATTGGATTAAAATTAATAAGTTAA